In Macadamia integrifolia cultivar HAES 741 chromosome 13, SCU_Mint_v3, whole genome shotgun sequence, one DNA window encodes the following:
- the LOC122059202 gene encoding F-box/LRR-repeat protein At3g59190-like, with protein METTDQYPVPKRVKYDKAENPAEGEDKISNLPDTLLHHILSFLPTKYAVRTCILSKRWKYIWTSVTSLDFDDGFYDTEPGKKRVRAKVANFMNFVDKVLIQNASSLEKFHLKCGSSCDLNRINTWICAAMTRKVQQLCLLISVKQSLKLPHCLFTSEYLVKLELVGNFVLNVPSSICLSSLIILYLEKVTFVDDISVEQLFSSCQVLEFLTIDDCRWDNVTTFDFSIPTLNCLTIYHCNSTGHKIRFNLPALTVLTYAAYAPEEFIVDDLSSLYEASIGVELSEDQYKIKSSMHGDCVHALLEGVAHVKILDLDGDTMETLSFAAEHPYMPTFPNLKRLGLGVCKNYGWGMLPCLLECSPGLEVLQFYEGLVHSDGQRKFNWDSPQSVPYCLLSHLKSIEISEFEGHDQEFEVIKFLVNNASILERLVVNFRERRVDVEGQVKIGEKEELKVAEKFLDLQKGSAHCRIVIGTSFGSIFIKGLKG; from the exons ATGGAAACAACTGATCAATATCCTGTTCCTAAAAGAGTGAAGTATGATAAGGCTGAGAACCCAGCAGAAGGGGAGGATAAGATCAGCAACTTACCAGATACCCTCCTTCATCACATCCTCTCGTTTCTTCCAACAAAATATGCTGTTAGAACTTGCATTTTATCAAAAAGGTGGAAGTACATCTGGACTTCTGTTACCAGTCTTGACTTTGATGATGGGTTTTATGATACTGAACCAGGAAAGAAGCGAGTTAGAGCAAAAGTGGCCAATTTTATGAATTTTGTGGATAAGGTACTGATTCAAAATGCATCAAGTTTGGAGAAGTTCCATCTTAAATGTGGTAGCTCTTGTGATTTAAATCGCATTAATACTTGGATATGTGCTGCAATGACTCGGAAGGTTCAGCAGCTGTGTCTCTTGATCTCTGTGAAACAGTCCCTTAAGTTGCCACACTGCCTCTTTACTTCTGAATATCTGGTTAAGTTAGAATTGGTTGGAAATTTTGTACTCAATGTTCCTTCTTCCATCTGTTTATCAAGCCTTATTATCCTCTACCTTGAAAAAgttacttttgttgatgatatctCAGTGGAACAACTCTTTTCAAGCTGTCAAGTTCTCGAATTTTTGACTATAGATGATTGTAGATGGGATAATGTAACAACTTTTGACTTCAGCATTCCAACTTTAAACTGTTTGACCATATATCACTGTAATTCGACTGGGCACAAAATCAGGTTTAATCTTCCAGCCCTCACAGTCCTCACATATGCTGCCTATGCACCAGAAGAATTTATTGTTGATGACCTGTCTTCCCTATATGAGGCATCAATTGGAGTTGAATTGAGTGAGGATCAATATAAAATCAAAAGTAGCATGCATGGTGATTGTGTACATGCTCTTCTTGAAGGGGTTGCCCATGTGAAGATTCTGGATTTGGATGGTGACACAATGGAG ACACTCTCATTTGCAGCAGAGCACCCATATATGCCTACATTTCCTAATTTAAAGCGCTTGGGGTTGGGTGTTTGCAAAAATTATGGTTGGGGAATGCTCCCATGCTTACTTGAATGTTCACCTggtcttgaggttcttcaattTTATGAG GGGCTTGTACACTCTGATGGTCAAAGGAAATTCAACTGGGATTCCCCACAAAGTGTGCCTTACTGTTTGTTGTCACACCTCAAATCAATTGAAATTTCAGAATTTGAGGGGCATGATCAAGAGTTTGAAGTGATAAAATTTCTGGTAAATAATGCAAGCATTTTGGAGCGACTGGTTGTAAATTTTCGGGAGAGGAGGGTTGATGTGGAGGGACAAGTGAAAATTGGTGAGAAAGAAGAATTGAAAGTTGCTGAGAAATTTTTAGATCTCCAGAAGGGCTCTGCACATTGTAGAATTGTGATTGGCACAAGCTTTGGTTCAATCTTCATTAAGGGATTGAAGGGATAG